In Apus apus isolate bApuApu2 chromosome 25, bApuApu2.pri.cur, whole genome shotgun sequence, the following proteins share a genomic window:
- the LOC127394312 gene encoding olfactory receptor 4D1-like: MEPQNVTNPVTEFVLLGFKHSLKIKKLLFMVFLIVYLMTCLGNITILITVISDYHLHTPMYFFLANLAFTDITESSVNTPILLSGLLSHHKAVPFKDCMLHLFLFHFIGGAHIFLLAVMAADRYVAIYKPLQYLAIMNPAVCAGLVAGSWAGGFIHSATQIALLLPLPYCGPNTLDNFHCDVTQVLKVACIDTHLIELLMVSNGGLLLIVIFVLLLISYTVILVKIRSQVTKVKHKALSTCLAQITAISLTFIPGIFIYARPFETFELDKVASILFTVLVPALNPMVYTLRNTEMKKAIRRLVSRVLFSE; encoded by the coding sequence ATGGAGCCACAGAATGTAACCAACCCCGTGACAGAGTTTGTGCTCCTGGGCTTCAAACACAGtcttaagattaaaaaattactcttcATGGTCTTCCTTATTGTTTACCTGATGACCTGCTTGGGAAACATCACCATTCTCATCACTGTTATCAGTGACTACCACTTGCACACacccatgtacttcttcctggCCAACCTAGCATTCACAGATATCACTGAATCATCAGTAAATACTCCCATTCTATTGTCAGGCCTCCTCTCCCACCATAAAGCTGTTCCATTCAAGGACTGCATGCTTCACCTGTTTTTATTCCACTTCATTGGTGGTGCTCATatcttccttcttgcagtgaTGGCAGCTGATCGGTATGTGGCTATCTATAAGCCCTTGCAGTACTTGGCAATCATGAATCCTGCGGTTTGTGCAGGCCTAGTGGCAGGGTCGTGGGCAGGTGGATTCATTCACTCTGCAACACAGATtgctctgcttctccctttACCTTACTGTGGTCCTAACACCCTGGACAATTTCCACTGTGATGTCACACAAGTACTGAAAGTGGCCTGCATTGACACCCACTTGATAGAGCTGCTGATGGTCTCAAATGGTGGACTGCTCCTCATAGTAATTTTTGTCTTGCTGCTCATTTCATACACTGTCATTTTAGTCAAGATAAGGAGTCAAGTCACAAAAGTAAAGCACAAAGCTTTGTCTACCTGCTTAGCCCAGATAACGGCAATAAGTTTAACATTCATTCCAGGAATATTCATCTATGCTCGGCCATTCGAGACATTTGAACTGGACAAAGTAGCATCCATCTTATTCACTGTGCTTGTTCCAGCACTGAATCCCATGGTCTACACGCTGAGAAATACCGAAATGAAAAAGGCCATCAGGAGACTCGTTTCTAGGGTTCTGTTCtctgaataa